The Anabaena sp. WA102 genome contains a region encoding:
- the pyrH gene encoding UMP kinase, whose amino-acid sequence MGTNYRRVLLKLSGEALMGNLGYGIDPEVVEEIAKEIGEVIATGVQVAIVVGGGNIFRGIKAASAGMDRATADYIGMIATVMNAMTLQDSLERMGIQTRVQTAIAMQELAEPYIRRRAIRHLEKGRVVIFGAGSGNPFFTTDTTAALRAAEIEAEVIFKATKVDGIYDADPKLYPDAKRFTTLTYAHVLAKDLRVMDSTAIALCKENNLPILVFDLTVRGNIHRAVMGESIGTLVGGSCEIS is encoded by the coding sequence ATGGGAACGAATTACCGACGGGTTTTACTTAAACTGAGCGGTGAAGCCTTAATGGGCAACTTAGGCTATGGCATTGACCCAGAAGTGGTTGAGGAAATAGCCAAGGAAATAGGAGAGGTGATAGCCACTGGTGTACAGGTGGCTATCGTGGTTGGCGGTGGCAATATTTTTCGAGGCATTAAAGCAGCATCAGCAGGTATGGATCGGGCAACCGCTGACTATATCGGCATGATTGCCACGGTAATGAATGCCATGACCCTGCAAGATTCTCTAGAACGAATGGGAATCCAGACAAGGGTGCAAACGGCGATCGCTATGCAAGAACTAGCAGAACCATATATTCGCCGTCGTGCCATCCGTCATCTTGAAAAAGGACGGGTGGTAATTTTTGGCGCAGGTTCAGGGAATCCCTTCTTTACTACAGATACTACTGCGGCATTAAGAGCGGCAGAAATTGAAGCAGAAGTGATTTTCAAAGCTACTAAAGTAGACGGCATTTACGATGCTGACCCCAAACTTTATCCTGATGCCAAGCGTTTTACCACCCTTACCTACGCCCACGTGTTGGCTAAAGATTTGCGAGTTATGGATAGTACCGCAATTGCTCTATGTAAAGAAAATAATCTCCCCATTTTAGTATTTGACCTCACGGTGCGAGGTAACATCCACCGGGCAGTCAT